From a region of the Leptospira montravelensis genome:
- a CDS encoding serine hydrolase domain-containing protein has translation MKFRISIGLIFSLFFIHCTESEIGSFSEETKEKIRKKIKQEGFQGVVLISQDDNILFRESIYPGKKRKSSQLYKKRNFPLGESTKTFTSFAIHILEEEKKISLTDPVSKHLKWFPDSKVKIEHLLRHTSGLPKIIEFLPNIDLEKSNLKREDIKRLFLESKLKPAFPPGEYWKYSRLDYLLLTYIIEKASGTSYSQFLKERIFRPLGFQNTNVDSNEVLIGNSGIYSTPEDLVIFSEEIKKPKLISKLSRDSIIKKTVLSDSISEDPIAFGEGVFVGDYFYWTYGKEKGISNFVYHDLKSRIFITVVSPYGRSKGDLSSVKSALTEIIFDAKKLNLKKKTNLPNEIYIEDMMKEEKVPSLGIAVFKNYSLSWKKMYGTKSQNTLFRAGSLSKTMTATATLRLVEENELDLYSNWIGKLKQYKVSIPKGKKRSLVNLDLLLSHTSGLTEKGNWDDPVNSGKKHLRELKDTNTTKGNGLKLYYKPGTKSRYSGGGYSIVQEILTERTGKSFQNLMSEIVFQPLRMNRSTFRQNLTTSDDRCDGYDELGNILPQKTFVTPELSSGGLWTTPEEVGLLFAEVAKAKQGKSNFLTKESAEYLLSPKMSAANLTVHALVAHGFFLNRTGKTEYFFHGGHTKGHKSLALFNTEKGYGVVIMTNSENGSKLIWRILRSISVEEKWDKFVN, from the coding sequence ATGAAATTTCGGATTTCCATCGGACTTATATTCAGTTTATTTTTTATTCACTGTACTGAGTCCGAAATAGGTTCCTTCTCGGAAGAAACTAAAGAAAAAATCAGAAAGAAAATCAAACAAGAAGGTTTTCAAGGAGTGGTTCTCATTTCGCAAGATGATAACATACTCTTTAGAGAATCCATTTACCCAGGTAAAAAACGAAAAAGTTCACAACTTTACAAAAAACGCAATTTCCCGTTAGGTGAATCAACCAAAACGTTTACTTCCTTTGCCATTCACATTTTAGAAGAAGAGAAAAAAATTTCCCTAACTGATCCTGTATCTAAACATTTAAAATGGTTTCCCGATTCAAAAGTCAAAATAGAACATTTATTGCGTCATACATCAGGATTACCAAAAATTATAGAGTTTCTACCAAATATTGATTTAGAAAAAAGTAATCTAAAACGTGAAGACATTAAAAGACTTTTTTTAGAATCAAAATTGAAACCTGCATTTCCTCCAGGAGAGTATTGGAAATACAGTCGACTCGATTATCTTCTATTAACCTATATCATTGAAAAAGCATCAGGCACTTCTTATTCCCAATTTTTGAAAGAACGAATTTTTAGGCCTTTAGGATTTCAAAACACAAATGTAGATTCTAACGAAGTTTTAATTGGCAATAGTGGGATTTATTCTACTCCAGAGGATCTTGTGATTTTTAGTGAGGAGATAAAAAAACCAAAACTAATATCAAAATTATCACGAGATTCAATCATTAAAAAAACCGTTTTGTCTGACTCCATCTCAGAAGATCCCATTGCGTTTGGTGAAGGAGTATTCGTTGGAGATTATTTTTATTGGACTTATGGTAAAGAAAAAGGGATTTCAAACTTTGTATACCACGATCTAAAAAGTAGAATTTTCATTACTGTCGTAAGTCCCTATGGCAGAAGTAAGGGAGATTTATCTTCCGTAAAATCAGCACTTACAGAGATTATTTTTGATGCTAAAAAATTAAATCTTAAAAAGAAAACCAATCTTCCAAACGAAATCTATATTGAAGATATGATGAAAGAAGAAAAAGTTCCATCTTTAGGAATTGCCGTGTTTAAAAATTATTCCTTGAGTTGGAAAAAGATGTACGGAACAAAATCCCAGAACACATTGTTTCGAGCAGGTTCCCTTTCCAAAACAATGACTGCTACCGCAACACTTAGATTAGTTGAAGAAAACGAATTAGATTTATATTCTAATTGGATAGGAAAACTTAAACAATACAAAGTTTCTATTCCTAAAGGTAAAAAAAGATCACTTGTAAATCTCGACCTATTACTTTCACATACTAGTGGACTTACAGAAAAAGGAAACTGGGATGATCCGGTAAACTCTGGGAAAAAACATTTACGCGAATTAAAAGATACCAATACGACTAAAGGGAATGGGTTAAAGTTATATTATAAACCAGGAACTAAATCGAGGTATTCAGGCGGTGGCTATAGCATTGTGCAAGAGATCCTCACCGAACGAACTGGAAAATCATTTCAAAACCTTATGTCTGAGATTGTATTCCAACCCCTACGCATGAACCGCAGCACGTTTCGACAAAATCTTACAACGAGTGATGACCGTTGCGATGGATATGATGAACTTGGAAATATTTTACCGCAAAAAACATTTGTTACGCCTGAACTTTCCTCTGGAGGACTTTGGACAACCCCTGAGGAAGTTGGCCTATTATTTGCGGAAGTGGCAAAAGCTAAACAAGGCAAATCGAACTTTTTAACCAAAGAATCGGCAGAATATTTGCTTTCCCCAAAAATGAGTGCCGCCAATCTTACGGTTCACGCACTGGTAGCCCACGGATTCTTCCTAAACCGCACCGGAAAAACGGAATATTTTTTCCACGGAGGCCATACAAAGGGACATAAGTCGCTTGCTCTTTTCAATACAGAAAAGGGGTATGGGGTGGTCATCATGACCAATTCGGAAAATGGTTCCAAACTGATCTGGCGGATTCTCAGGTCCATTTCAGTAGAAGAAAAATGGGACAAGTTTGTGAATTAA
- the pgsW gene encoding poly-gamma-glutamate system protein: MTKIYWSPWKHSRIALFLLAILGILGLLLIETCKVKKEQSYFKKKLHAAKLAERGFQILKPELLKHKKPDYKELDPTNSGFIGDFLTPVTSNSGSLSAKQTSINPNFAAVMIQFLKKAKLEEGDTVAVAVSGSFPALNLCLYAALETLKLKPIIISSASASQFGANHPQMLWLDMERELAESGIFSFKSSYASLGGIQDKAMGISKEGKILLGLALQRNQVKLLDPLHFDDSIEKRMKLYEELSGGKPIKLFVNVGGGTTILGTNLGKQVFKNGLITNLPEEVHVPNSVIKSFLEREVPVINFIQIESLARKFGLPQTPKKVPKPGEGRVFYSEEYSPILYLSVFLFLLVGLYGVTRLGWGENEEDRHLPKSLRAK, from the coding sequence ATGACTAAAATTTATTGGTCGCCGTGGAAACATAGCCGAATCGCTCTCTTTTTATTAGCAATTTTAGGAATTTTAGGCCTTCTGTTAATTGAAACCTGTAAGGTTAAAAAAGAACAATCCTATTTCAAAAAGAAACTTCATGCCGCAAAACTAGCCGAACGTGGATTTCAAATTTTAAAACCGGAACTTCTCAAACATAAAAAACCTGATTATAAGGAACTAGACCCTACCAATTCAGGATTTATCGGAGACTTTTTAACGCCAGTAACGAGTAACAGTGGTTCGTTGTCAGCCAAACAAACATCCATCAACCCAAACTTTGCTGCAGTGATGATCCAATTTCTAAAAAAAGCAAAACTAGAAGAAGGTGACACAGTGGCCGTTGCCGTATCCGGATCTTTTCCTGCACTGAATCTTTGTTTATATGCAGCACTTGAAACATTAAAACTCAAACCTATTATTATTTCCAGTGCCTCAGCATCACAATTTGGTGCCAACCATCCTCAAATGCTTTGGTTAGATATGGAAAGAGAACTGGCTGAATCTGGAATCTTTTCATTTAAGTCTAGTTATGCGTCTCTTGGAGGAATTCAAGACAAAGCAATGGGTATATCTAAAGAAGGGAAAATTCTTCTTGGTCTTGCTTTACAAAGAAACCAAGTAAAACTCTTAGATCCTCTTCATTTTGATGATTCCATTGAGAAACGAATGAAACTCTATGAAGAATTATCAGGTGGGAAACCAATCAAATTGTTTGTGAATGTGGGTGGAGGAACAACGATCCTTGGTACCAATCTCGGCAAACAAGTATTCAAAAATGGACTCATCACGAACTTACCGGAAGAAGTCCATGTTCCCAATTCTGTCATTAAATCCTTTTTGGAACGCGAAGTTCCTGTTATCAATTTCATTCAAATTGAATCACTCGCAAGGAAATTTGGCCTTCCCCAAACTCCCAAAAAAGTTCCGAAACCAGGGGAAGGGAGAGTGTTTTATTCCGAAGAATACAGTCCCATACTCTATCTTTCCGTTTTCCTTTTTCTCCTGGTTGGATTGTATGGTGTAACGAGGCTCGGTTGGGGCGAAAATGAAGAAGATCGCCATCTTCCCAAATCCTTACGAGCTAAGTGA
- the pgsB gene encoding poly-gamma-glutamate synthase PgsB, producing MKPNAFLFFIIILILLLYYTFEYFIHNQTLKKFKHRIHVNGTRGKSSVTRLIRAGLSSTGMSVFAKTTGTMARMIFPDGSEESISRFGKPSILEQIKILKKASRMGAEIVVLECMALEPRYQWASEGQILKSDIGVITNIREDHLEVMGPDLKDVAKSLLSGCPVKGTLVAGPTDFESIILKVCEDRKTNAIFIQEESEHTVSDDEMNKFSYWEHKENVNLALKVCEILGVERKNALEAMWKVNPDPGALSVSPIHFFGKEFIYVNAMAANDPNSTKLIWSSVIDRYPQYNKRYILFHTRDDRPERSHQLTKEFANWEGYDAVILIGSSTSLAFKYLKTYSKKDIPIFVWEHLSLDGIFESLLSILPKQSMVFGIGNIVGLGMDLSLYLKNRSEQTNE from the coding sequence ATGAAACCAAACGCATTTCTTTTTTTCATAATTATCCTCATTTTGCTACTTTATTATACTTTTGAATATTTTATACACAACCAAACTTTAAAAAAATTCAAACACCGAATTCACGTAAATGGAACAAGAGGGAAATCAAGCGTAACAAGACTTATACGAGCAGGACTTTCCTCTACAGGAATGTCTGTATTTGCAAAAACAACAGGAACAATGGCAAGGATGATTTTTCCTGATGGATCAGAAGAATCTATCTCTCGATTTGGAAAACCATCTATTTTAGAACAAATTAAAATTCTAAAAAAAGCAAGTCGTATGGGAGCAGAAATAGTCGTTTTAGAATGTATGGCCTTAGAACCACGTTACCAGTGGGCAAGTGAAGGACAAATTTTGAAATCTGACATTGGAGTGATAACTAATATCAGAGAAGACCATCTAGAAGTAATGGGACCTGATTTAAAAGATGTCGCAAAATCATTATTATCTGGTTGCCCCGTAAAAGGTACTCTTGTAGCAGGTCCAACAGATTTTGAATCCATAATCCTCAAAGTATGTGAGGACAGAAAAACAAATGCCATTTTCATCCAAGAAGAATCAGAGCACACAGTCTCCGATGATGAAATGAATAAGTTTTCTTATTGGGAACATAAAGAAAATGTGAATTTGGCTCTAAAGGTTTGCGAAATCCTGGGAGTGGAAAGAAAAAATGCGTTAGAAGCAATGTGGAAAGTAAATCCAGATCCAGGCGCCCTTTCCGTATCTCCTATCCATTTTTTTGGAAAAGAATTTATTTATGTCAATGCAATGGCTGCCAACGATCCCAATAGTACAAAACTGATTTGGTCCTCTGTAATTGATAGATATCCTCAATACAATAAACGATATATATTATTTCATACAAGAGATGATAGGCCGGAACGAAGCCATCAACTAACAAAGGAATTTGCAAATTGGGAAGGATATGATGCGGTAATTTTAATTGGTTCCTCCACTTCTCTTGCTTTTAAATATTTAAAAACATATTCCAAAAAAGACATACCTATTTTTGTTTGGGAACATTTAAGTTTAGATGGAATTTTTGAATCGTTACTTTCGATTCTACCAAAACAATCTATGGTTTTTGGGATTGGAAATATAGTAGGTTTAGGAATGGATTTATCTTTATATCTGAAAAATAGGTCGGAACAAACCAATGAATGA
- a CDS encoding LIC_12238 family plasminogen-binding lipoprotein, with protein MRQNSIPSPLIRIVSKNIFPLLPILFTITLIQCGVPKGEFGWTTTKMEEMDILEKNIQTITDYKMMRDDLIFSPSDTIHYVYQFSRSPGLETDFYISLNRYELDFVEIDIKKKRVEPDSLAIRDEFSLLRTGEYLIKIVHEGDTVDEVKFRVLPDEGYTQENLEQELAGDQTDEIIKYSR; from the coding sequence ATGAGACAGAATTCGATTCCAAGTCCCCTCATTCGGATTGTATCCAAAAATATTTTTCCCTTACTTCCCATTCTTTTTACCATCACCCTGATCCAATGTGGTGTCCCCAAAGGCGAGTTTGGTTGGACCACCACCAAAATGGAAGAGATGGATATTTTAGAAAAAAACATCCAAACCATCACCGACTATAAAATGATGCGAGATGATCTTATCTTTTCTCCTTCAGACACCATTCATTATGTTTATCAGTTTTCTAGAAGTCCTGGTTTAGAAACAGACTTCTATATTTCACTCAATCGTTATGAACTTGATTTTGTTGAAATTGATATCAAGAAAAAACGAGTAGAACCGGATTCCCTTGCCATTAGAGATGAATTTTCTCTTCTTAGGACAGGTGAGTATTTAATCAAAATCGTCCATGAAGGTGATACGGTAGATGAAGTAAAATTTCGCGTTTTACCAGACGAAGGTTATACTCAAGAAAATCTTGAACAAGAATTAGCTGGTGATCAAACAGATGAAATCATCAAATACTCTCGTTAA
- a CDS encoding SpoIIE family protein phosphatase: protein MSIRYKFLLILSVSQILLVIALTTSFAYLLQSVKNIPQTQRAEDLSRNFQRELEFKEEKLRLLLEEITFNSQTRGILERGLTDRSVLSKELPYLQQILKRYGLSIFEIGDHQGKVLFRVHRPKDFGDDKKNQPIIKNALNGESTAALEDGHSGLGFRLAAPLFGRGTILIGQVVDDNFTKTISKDNRIHLAIFQEGKVKTIGSDTIRMVMNEKPDLLMEEQRFHFQKKPYYLVKIPYVGNSQSVKQLVFHVMIDENEVESKTWRIWSFFVVASLVLCGVIFLISFLFSRDMVEAIKLLTSAMVDLDQWKPETLPTHRSDEIGQMGRVFVEMKEELSEHQNHLEEMVNLRTRELNETLSEMQKLQDKQDGDYFLTSLLIKPLRGSFSKSETVSVKIFERQMKQFKFRNKQSEIGGDLSVSDSIYLMGKKYTVFLNADAMGKSIQGAGGALVMGTVFKSIITRTQKLRYMQDRHPERWLKECFQEVHNVFISFDGHMLLSAILGLVDEETGTLYYINAEHPWIVLYRDGNASFLENEHSLRKIGFTEMSGDEVVIQIYPLRPGDVLILGSDGRDDLFVGQSGGNRVINDDETIFLRHVAEGAGDLEQICKVMLQFGDLTDDLSLMRIAFLEEVAYAAKESTKPTVYYQMLGEGIQSYRDGEWNNAIFALELALDSEPDDLYCLRELSKLYMKSKDYEKAIELANRYLQLNPGDTDFLFYIAYAHKQRRDFVLATDFAERLRFRDPKNFNNLLLLAEILMHRRDIERSKEVLLNLQEIAPENPKVQKLKNFWKKMVTTSVT from the coding sequence ATGAGCATACGTTACAAATTCTTATTAATATTGAGTGTGAGTCAAATTCTTCTTGTAATCGCTCTCACCACCAGTTTCGCCTATCTTTTGCAATCTGTAAAAAATATACCACAAACGCAGCGAGCTGAGGATCTTTCTCGAAATTTTCAAAGAGAGTTGGAATTTAAAGAAGAAAAACTTCGATTATTATTAGAGGAAATCACTTTTAATTCCCAAACCAGAGGAATTTTGGAAAGAGGTCTAACGGATCGCTCTGTTCTTTCCAAGGAACTTCCTTATTTACAACAAATTCTAAAAAGATATGGTCTTTCGATTTTTGAAATTGGTGATCACCAAGGTAAGGTTTTGTTTCGAGTACATCGCCCCAAAGACTTTGGAGATGATAAAAAAAACCAACCGATTATTAAAAACGCATTGAATGGAGAGTCCACTGCGGCTCTGGAAGACGGACATAGTGGACTCGGATTTCGTTTGGCGGCACCACTGTTTGGTCGTGGGACCATTCTTATCGGTCAAGTCGTAGATGATAATTTCACAAAAACGATTTCCAAAGACAATCGAATTCATTTAGCAATTTTTCAAGAAGGAAAAGTAAAAACTATTGGTTCCGATACCATTCGTATGGTGATGAATGAAAAACCAGATTTGTTAATGGAGGAACAAAGGTTTCATTTTCAAAAAAAACCCTATTATTTAGTGAAAATTCCTTATGTTGGTAATTCACAATCGGTGAAACAATTGGTATTTCATGTGATGATTGATGAAAATGAGGTGGAATCAAAAACTTGGAGAATTTGGTCCTTTTTTGTTGTCGCCTCCTTAGTGTTATGTGGCGTAATTTTCCTTATTTCCTTTTTGTTTTCAAGAGATATGGTCGAAGCGATTAAACTTCTAACCAGTGCAATGGTTGATTTAGACCAATGGAAACCAGAAACTTTGCCAACTCATAGAAGTGATGAAATTGGTCAGATGGGAAGAGTTTTTGTCGAGATGAAAGAGGAGTTGTCGGAACACCAAAATCATTTAGAGGAAATGGTAAATCTAAGGACCAGAGAATTAAATGAAACATTATCGGAAATGCAAAAACTGCAAGACAAACAAGATGGAGATTATTTTTTAACTTCACTTTTAATCAAACCTTTGCGAGGTTCTTTTTCCAAATCAGAAACGGTTTCCGTTAAAATTTTTGAAAGACAAATGAAACAATTCAAATTCAGAAATAAACAATCTGAAATTGGAGGAGACCTTTCGGTTTCTGATTCCATTTATTTGATGGGTAAAAAATATACTGTCTTTTTAAACGCCGATGCAATGGGTAAGTCCATCCAAGGAGCAGGTGGAGCTCTAGTCATGGGAACAGTTTTTAAATCCATTATCACAAGAACTCAAAAATTACGTTATATGCAAGATCGACACCCTGAACGTTGGTTGAAGGAATGTTTTCAGGAAGTTCATAACGTTTTTATTAGTTTTGACGGCCATATGTTACTTTCCGCCATATTGGGATTAGTTGATGAAGAAACAGGGACTTTGTATTACATCAATGCTGAACATCCTTGGATTGTTCTTTATCGAGATGGAAATGCAAGTTTTCTTGAGAATGAACATTCTTTAAGAAAAATCGGATTCACCGAAATGAGTGGTGACGAAGTGGTCATCCAAATTTATCCCTTACGACCAGGTGATGTGTTGATATTGGGTTCTGATGGGCGAGATGATTTATTTGTGGGTCAGTCAGGTGGAAACCGTGTAATTAATGATGATGAAACTATCTTCTTAAGACATGTCGCTGAAGGAGCAGGTGACTTGGAGCAAATTTGTAAAGTAATGTTACAATTTGGAGATCTCACTGATGACTTAAGTTTGATGCGTATTGCATTTTTAGAAGAAGTTGCCTATGCAGCAAAAGAATCAACAAAACCTACTGTTTATTATCAAATGTTAGGTGAAGGGATTCAATCCTATCGGGACGGGGAATGGAATAATGCCATTTTTGCTTTAGAGTTAGCATTAGACTCTGAACCAGATGATCTTTATTGTTTAAGAGAATTATCTAAATTGTATATGAAATCGAAGGATTATGAAAAGGCAATTGAACTTGCCAATCGATATTTACAATTAAATCCAGGTGATACAGATTTTTTATTTTATATTGCCTATGCTCATAAACAAAGAAGAGATTTTGTATTAGCAACTGATTTTGCAGAAAGACTTCGATTTAGAGATCCTAAAAACTTCAATAATCTTTTGTTACTTGCGGAAATTCTAATGCACAGACGAGATATAGAAAGGTCGAAAGAAGTGCTTTTAAACCTTCAAGAAATTGCACCTGAAAATCCCAAAGTACAAAAGTTAAAAAACTTTTGGAAAAAAATGGTTACTACTTCGGTAACTTAG
- a CDS encoding ATP-binding protein, with amino-acid sequence MFSNIILFIFVTIAFLFYTASERNIDEAEENRYHSLRIANELRQSSDQLTNLVRLYVIKRDKKYKQYFQMILDIRNGELPRPKNYGYAYWDFVIADKLPPPSGEGEKISIYELMKNANFLESDFLLLSQSKIKSDELTKIEFEAMSLVERDMKTGFKTDPRVFNLLFDDNYLRAKAEIMNPINDLYYQLNDRTTKAIQDAKRKVFILKTILVTAAVFFAMSLFLTHRSLTTIIGGSVDEAFQKISSLGEGNFSGDIKPAMFKNSILHSLNITQKRLQQLYEESESSKQRLIESESNLRSILDNVSACIYLKDINAKYLFANKQVCDLFGYPLEEILNQTDEKFLVIETAKKILNNDKSVLLEGKTLHAEEEIINRTDGKTYSFLTVKIPLRNHSGEIYALCGISTDIGLTKEIQKELERAKDTAEIANRAKSEFLASMSHEIRTPLNGVIGLTQILFKTNLDPEQESLVKSIASAGRSLLIILNDILDFSKMEAGKLKIEKIKFDIRLTVNEIFDLLSIESKSKSIELKLKIDPNVPQFIYSDPGRIRQIIFNLLGNAIKFTEKGYVILRLKKDKEWIRIEVEDSGIGIPNEKMQFVFHKFSQADASTSRKYGGTGLGLAISERLVSLLGGTIGVESQINKGSLFWCNFPYENEDLSNKENFSELDSTLPKVFESTFTNQKFLIVEDNILNQKVIGGLLKKYNIHFDVAENGKVAVNLFQHNKYDLILMDCEMPVMDGFEATLKIRELEKTKSGKTIIIAVTAHVLNEHKEKCYAVGMDGFIGKPFYIENLLNMYSEILKKQKS; translated from the coding sequence TTGTTTTCGAACATTATTCTTTTTATTTTTGTCACTATCGCTTTTTTATTCTATACCGCCAGCGAACGAAACATCGATGAGGCGGAGGAAAACCGCTACCATTCCTTACGCATCGCCAACGAACTCAGGCAATCTTCAGACCAACTTACAAACTTAGTAAGATTGTATGTCATCAAAAGAGATAAAAAATATAAACAATACTTCCAAATGATTTTGGATATCCGCAATGGAGAACTTCCGAGACCGAAAAATTACGGTTATGCGTATTGGGATTTTGTGATTGCAGATAAACTTCCACCACCTTCAGGCGAAGGCGAAAAAATCAGCATTTACGAATTAATGAAAAATGCAAACTTTCTCGAATCCGATTTTTTATTACTTTCACAATCAAAAATCAAATCTGATGAGTTAACTAAAATTGAGTTTGAAGCAATGTCTCTTGTTGAAAGGGACATGAAAACTGGATTCAAAACAGATCCTCGAGTTTTCAATTTATTATTCGATGACAACTACCTCCGAGCCAAAGCGGAGATCATGAATCCTATTAATGACTTATACTATCAATTAAATGATCGAACAACAAAAGCAATCCAAGATGCAAAAAGAAAAGTATTTATTTTAAAAACCATTCTCGTTACGGCGGCTGTATTTTTTGCTATGAGTCTATTTTTGACACATAGGTCGCTGACTACAATCATAGGTGGAAGTGTTGATGAAGCATTTCAGAAAATATCTTCCTTGGGAGAAGGAAACTTTTCGGGTGATATCAAACCCGCTATGTTTAAAAATTCCATTTTACATAGTTTAAACATAACGCAGAAAAGATTACAACAATTATACGAAGAAAGTGAATCGAGTAAACAAAGATTAATAGAAAGTGAATCGAATCTCCGCAGCATTTTAGACAACGTATCTGCCTGTATTTATTTAAAAGATATCAATGCTAAGTATCTTTTTGCGAACAAACAAGTATGTGATTTATTTGGATATCCGTTGGAAGAGATTCTTAATCAAACGGATGAAAAATTCTTAGTAATTGAAACTGCAAAAAAAATTCTAAATAACGATAAATCAGTTTTATTGGAAGGGAAAACATTACATGCCGAAGAAGAAATTATAAATCGAACCGACGGTAAAACATATTCTTTTCTCACTGTCAAAATTCCATTAAGAAACCATTCAGGCGAAATTTACGCTCTTTGCGGAATCTCAACTGACATTGGTTTAACGAAAGAAATTCAAAAAGAATTAGAACGCGCAAAAGATACAGCAGAAATAGCAAATCGAGCCAAATCAGAATTTTTAGCTTCGATGAGCCATGAAATTCGAACGCCTTTGAATGGAGTAATTGGGTTAACACAAATCCTTTTTAAAACAAACTTAGATCCAGAACAAGAATCCCTCGTTAAATCAATAGCCTCGGCTGGCAGGTCATTACTAATCATACTCAATGATATCCTCGACTTTTCTAAGATGGAAGCCGGTAAGTTAAAAATTGAAAAAATAAAATTCGACATTCGTCTTACGGTTAATGAAATCTTTGATTTATTATCCATTGAATCCAAATCGAAATCGATAGAGTTAAAACTAAAAATCGATCCAAACGTTCCACAATTTATCTATTCCGATCCCGGCAGAATCCGCCAAATTATATTCAATTTATTAGGAAATGCTATTAAATTCACGGAAAAAGGGTATGTGATTCTTCGACTCAAAAAAGATAAAGAATGGATTCGCATCGAAGTCGAAGATTCTGGCATAGGAATACCAAATGAGAAAATGCAGTTTGTATTTCATAAGTTTTCACAAGCAGACGCTTCGACTTCGCGCAAGTATGGAGGAACAGGTTTAGGTCTTGCCATTTCAGAAAGATTAGTATCTTTACTTGGAGGAACCATTGGAGTGGAGAGCCAAATTAACAAAGGAAGTTTATTTTGGTGTAACTTTCCTTATGAAAATGAAGATCTTTCTAACAAAGAGAATTTTTCAGAATTAGATTCTACTTTACCAAAAGTTTTTGAATCAACATTTACGAACCAAAAGTTTTTGATTGTTGAAGATAATATACTAAACCAAAAAGTCATTGGTGGACTCCTAAAAAAATACAATATACATTTTGATGTAGCAGAAAATGGCAAAGTTGCTGTGAATCTATTCCAACATAACAAATATGATTTGATTTTAATGGATTGTGAAATGCCTGTTATGGATGGTTTTGAAGCCACATTAAAAATAAGAGAATTAGAAAAAACAAAATCTGGAAAAACAATCATCATTGCTGTTACAGCTCATGTATTAAACGAACACAAAGAAAAATGTTATGCCGTAGGTATGGATGGATTTATTGGAAAACCATTTTACATTGAAAATTTATTAAACATGTATAGTGAAATTCTAAAAAAACAAAAATCATAA
- a CDS encoding STAS domain-containing protein has protein sequence MEYTESKFNGIVVLKLFGNLDMLNAGILKERIKESASQKEHRFIFDLEGVSFIDSSGFGLIMSLNDKLSELGGGLRIVNVSKTIRQIFRISKISSVIQIFESTEEAIDSFK, from the coding sequence ATGGAATATACAGAATCTAAATTCAACGGCATTGTTGTTCTGAAATTATTTGGCAACTTAGATATGTTAAATGCCGGTATTCTAAAAGAACGAATCAAGGAATCGGCGTCCCAGAAGGAACACAGGTTTATCTTCGATTTAGAAGGTGTCAGTTTCATAGACTCTTCCGGGTTTGGCCTCATCATGTCCCTAAATGATAAATTATCTGAGTTAGGTGGAGGATTACGAATTGTTAACGTATCCAAAACCATCAGGCAAATTTTTCGAATTTCGAAAATATCTTCCGTAATTCAAATCTTTGAAAGTACGGAAGAGGCAATTGATTCCTTCAAATAA
- the pgsC gene encoding poly-gamma-glutamate biosynthesis protein PgsC: MNEILPLSIGLSLVVSLVFSELFGILGTGLVVPGYLALSLNHPKNITLTFLIALLSYICVEVLSNFLLIFGKRKIVFILLFGYFFGYLLNYQILPDVDIGYLAEVRGIGFIIPGLIAVWYERQGVLETTSVLILAAIFVKILLIFILGTELETL; the protein is encoded by the coding sequence ATGAATGAAATTCTTCCACTTTCTATTGGGCTTAGCCTTGTTGTCAGTTTAGTATTTTCGGAATTGTTCGGAATTCTCGGAACAGGACTTGTCGTGCCGGGATATTTGGCTTTATCATTAAATCATCCTAAAAATATAACTCTTACTTTTTTAATCGCATTACTCTCCTATATTTGTGTAGAAGTGTTATCTAATTTTTTATTAATATTTGGAAAAAGAAAAATCGTCTTTATATTGTTATTTGGTTATTTCTTCGGATATTTGCTGAATTACCAAATCCTTCCCGATGTAGATATTGGATATCTTGCAGAAGTAAGAGGAATCGGATTTATTATTCCTGGTCTCATTGCTGTTTGGTATGAAAGACAAGGAGTTTTAGAAACCACATCAGTTCTTATCTTGGCAGCTATATTTGTAAAAATCCTTCTCATCTTTATCTTGGGTACAGAGTTAGAAACTTTATGA